CTGCCCATTATACTTTACATACCCTTCCGCTACAACCCACTGAGCCATAGCACCATGCTCCACCCAATTTAAAGCTTTAAGTAACTGTATGAGCTGGATATATTCGCCCTCGATTTTAAATTCTTGCATTTCACAAAAATAGTGGTTTCACTGAGGAATACAAGAATTATCATCGTTTTAATGCTTAGTAAATTGCTACATTTGCCTTATTGCA
The genomic region above belongs to Sphingobacterium zeae and contains:
- a CDS encoding RNA-binding S4 domain-containing protein, which codes for MQEFKIEGEYIQLIQLLKALNWVEHGAMAQWVVAEGYVKYNGQVDYRKRLKLRPGDVVEFDGMQIKLV